The Chroicocephalus ridibundus chromosome 20, bChrRid1.1, whole genome shotgun sequence genome has a window encoding:
- the PACSIN1 gene encoding protein kinase C and casein kinase substrate in neurons protein 1 produces the protein MSGSYDESAAAAEETTDSFWEVGNYKRTVKRIDDGHRLCNDLMNCVHERAKIEKSYAQQLTDWSKRWRQLIEKGPQYGSLEKAWGAIMTEADKVSELHQEVKNSLLNDDFEKVKNWQKDAYHKQIMGGFKEAKEAEDGFRKAQKPWAKKLKELETAKKAYHLACKEEKLAMTREANSKAEQSNTPEQQKKLQDKVEKCKQDVQKTQEKYEKVLDELNKCTPQYIESMEQVFEQCQQFEEKRLNFLKEVLLDIKRHLNLAESSSYANVYRELEQTIRLSDAQEDLRWFRSTSGPGMAMNWPQFEEWNPDLTHTITRKEKQKKGEGVTMTNASSTGETGASAGERGSVSSHERGQTYSAEWSDDEGSNSFNTSEANGGTNPFDEESAGKGVRVRALYDYDGQEQDELSFKAGDELTKLGEEDEQGWCKGRLDNGQLGLYPANYVEAI, from the exons ATGTCAGGGTCCTATGACGAGTCGGCGGCAGCCGCGGAGGAAACAACCGACAGCTTTTGGGAG GTGGGGAACTACAAGCGCACGGTGAAGCGGATCGACGATGGGCACCGGCTCTGCAATGACCTCATGAACTGCGTGCACGAGCGGGCCAAGATCGAGAAGTCCTACGCCCAGCAGCTCACCGACTGGTCCAAGCGGTGGAGGCAGCTCATCGAGAAAG gtcCCCAGTACGGCAGCCTGGAGAAGGCGTGGGGTGCCATCATGACGGAGGCGGACAAGGTGAGCGAGCTGCACCAGGAGGTGAAGAACAGCCTGCTGAACGACGACTTCGAGAAGGTCAAGAACTGGCAGAAGGATGCCTACCACAAGCAGATCATGGGAGGCTTCAAGGAGGCCAAGGAGGCTGAGGACGGCTTCCGGAAAGCCCAGAAGCCCTGGGCCAAGAAGCTCAAGGAG ctggagacagCCAAGAAAGCCTACCACCTGGCATGCAAGGAGGAGAAGCTGGCGATGACCCGGGAAGCCAACAGCAAGGCGGAACAGTCCAACACCCCCGAGCAGCAGAAGAAGCTCCAGGACAAAGTAGAAAAGTGCAAGCAAGATGTGCAAAAG ACTCAGGAGAAGTACGAGAAGGTGCTGGACGAGCTGAACAAGTGCACCCCGCAGTACATCGAGAGCATGGAGCAGGTCTTCGAGCAGTGCCAGCAGTTTGAGGAGAAGAGGCTCAACTTCCTCAAGGAAGTGCTCCTGGACATCAAGAGGCACTTGAACCTGGCCGAGAGCAGCAG CTACGCCAACGTCTACCGGGAGCTGGAGCAGACCATCCGCCTCTCGGACGCGCAGGAGGATCTCCGGTGGTTCCGCAGCACCAGCGGCCCCGGGATGGCCATGAACTGGCCCCAGTTCGAG GAGTGGAACCCGGACCTGACGCACACGATAACGcggaaggagaagcagaagaaggGCGAGGGGGTGACCATGACCAACGCCAGCAGCACGGGCGAGACGGGGGCATCGGCAGGCGAGCGCGGGAG cGTGAGCAGCCATGAGCGTGGGCAGACCTACAGCGCCGAGTGGTCCGATGACGAAGGCAGCAACTCCTTCAACACCAGTGAGGCCAACGGCGGCACCAACCCCTTCGACGAGGAGTCGGCGGGGAAGGGCGTGCGGGTGCGGGCTCTGTACGACTACGACGGGCAGGAGCAGGACGAGCTCAGCTTCAAAGCAG gtgaTGAACTAACCAAACTTGGTGAAGAAGACGAGCAAGGATGGTGCAAAGGGCGCTTGGACAACGGGCAGCTAGGTCTCTACCCTGCCAACTACGTGGAGGCAATCTAA
- the SPDEF gene encoding SAM pointed domain-containing Ets transcription factor → MGSTSPGLTALPHGRLARPDPALLPPPQDPDTRSWGCPESPSPPATPEQPLPAFCLHYFDMLYPEDIAWATKGVGEPSQSSAQGGRGEAQKEPEQCPIIDSQGLGLGTEGDLQASLHLEEHSLEQVQSMVVGEVLKDIETACKLLNIAADPADWSPGNVQKWILWTEHQYRLPQIGKSFQELSGKDLCAMSEEQFCQRSPACGDILHAHLDIWKSAAWMKEKAAPGDVRYCGGDTSWADSEVDSSCAGQPIHLWQFLKELLLKPHNYGRFIRWLNKEKGIFKIEDSAQVARLWGIRKNRPAMNYDKLSRSIRQYYKKGIIRKPDISQRLVYQFVHPV, encoded by the exons atgggcagcaccagccccgggcTGACCgctctgccccacggccgccTGGCCCGGCCggatcctgccctgctgccccccccgcagGACCCCGACAcgcggagctggggctgcccggagagccccagcccccccgccacccccgagcagcccctgcctgccttcTGCCTGCACTACTTCGACATGCTCTACCCGGAGGACATCGCCTGGGCCACCAAGGGCGTGGGGGAACCCTCCCAAAGCAGTGCCCagggggggcgaggggaggcgCAGAAGGAGCCGGAGCAATGTCCCATCATCGACAGCCAGGGCTTGGGGCTGGGGACCGAGGGGGACCTGCAGGCCAGCCTGCACCTGGAGGAGCACtcgctggagcaagtgcagagcaTGGTGGTGGGCGAAGTGCTGAAGGACATCGAGACGGCCTGCAAGCTCCTCAACATCGCCGCAG ACCCCGCGGACTGGAGCCCCGGCAACGTGCAGAAGTGGATCCTGTGGACGGAGCACCAGTACCGGCTGCCGCAGATCGGGAAGTCCTTCCAGGAGCTGTCGGGAAAGGACTTGTGTGCCATGTCCGAGGAGCAGTTCTGCCAGCGTTCGCCCGCCTGCGGCGACATCCTGCATGCCCACCTCGACATCTGGAAGTCCG CTGCCTGGATGAAGGAAAAAGCTGCCCCGGGAGATGTCAGATACTGCG GAGGTGACACCAGCTGGGCGGACAGCGAGGTGGACTCGTCCTGCGCCGGCCAACCCATCCACCTCTGGCAGTTCctcaaagagctgctgctgaagccccACAACTACGGCCGCTTCATCCGCTGGCTCAACAAGGAGaaag gcATCTTCAAGATCGAGGACTCGGCACAAGTGGCCCGTCTGTGGGGCATCCGGAAGAACCGCCCGGCCATGAACTACGACAAGCTGAGCCGCTCCATCCGGCAGTATTACAAGAAAGGCATCATCCGGAAACCCGACATCTCCCAGCGCCTCGTCTACCAGTTTGTCCACCCGGTCTGA